The proteins below come from a single Burkholderia contaminans genomic window:
- a CDS encoding ATP-binding protein has product MSARMPWHWPRSLFARLALILCVGLALAQTLSFWLTMTERDQATTNLMMGYIEREVASSVALLDHLPPGERAAWLPRLARRSYTFILGPGETGTPPEARLSARVERSISDGIGGDYPLTANAIPGDREHLQVHLRLTDGSPLTIDIHPMSTVPLSGWLPVVLALQLAVLAACCWLAVRLATRPLKQLAQAADALGPDLKGERLNEGGPSEVARAARAFNAMQDRIAQYMAERMQILASISHDLQTPITRMRLRADMMEDDAQGAKLRQDLLEMEHLVKEGVAYARTLHGNEEAARRIDLDALLDSIVCDYTDAGQDVALHSRAPLALVTRPKALRRIVGNLVDNALKFAGAAEIDVHAAPDGGAVIAVLDRGPGIPDDQLDAVFEPFRRVETSRNRETGGTGLGLAIARQLALAMGGTLTLTNRTDGGGLEARLTLRNAG; this is encoded by the coding sequence ATGAGCGCGCGCATGCCGTGGCACTGGCCGCGCTCGCTGTTCGCGCGGCTCGCGCTGATCCTGTGCGTGGGCCTCGCGCTCGCGCAGACGCTGTCGTTCTGGCTCACCATGACCGAGCGCGACCAGGCGACCACCAACCTGATGATGGGCTACATCGAGCGCGAGGTCGCGAGCTCGGTCGCGCTGCTCGATCACCTGCCGCCCGGCGAGCGGGCCGCGTGGCTGCCGCGCCTCGCGCGGCGCAGCTATACGTTCATCCTCGGGCCCGGCGAGACCGGCACGCCGCCGGAAGCGCGGCTGTCGGCGCGCGTCGAGCGCTCGATCTCCGATGGCATCGGCGGCGACTACCCGCTGACCGCGAACGCGATTCCCGGCGACCGCGAACATCTGCAGGTGCATCTGCGCCTGACCGACGGGTCGCCGCTGACGATCGACATCCATCCGATGTCGACGGTGCCGCTGTCGGGCTGGCTGCCGGTCGTGCTCGCGCTGCAGCTCGCGGTGCTGGCCGCATGCTGCTGGCTCGCGGTGCGGCTCGCGACGCGGCCGCTCAAGCAGCTCGCGCAGGCCGCCGATGCGCTCGGCCCCGACCTGAAGGGCGAGCGGCTGAACGAGGGCGGGCCGTCGGAAGTCGCGCGCGCCGCCCGGGCGTTCAACGCGATGCAGGATCGCATCGCGCAGTACATGGCCGAGCGCATGCAGATCCTCGCGTCGATCTCGCACGACCTGCAGACGCCGATCACGCGGATGCGCTTGCGCGCCGACATGATGGAGGACGACGCGCAGGGCGCGAAGCTGCGCCAGGACCTGCTCGAGATGGAGCATCTGGTGAAGGAGGGCGTCGCGTACGCGCGGACGCTGCACGGCAACGAGGAAGCCGCGCGCCGTATCGATCTCGACGCGCTGCTCGACAGCATCGTGTGCGACTACACGGATGCGGGGCAGGACGTCGCGCTGCACAGCCGCGCGCCGCTCGCGCTCGTCACGCGGCCGAAGGCGCTGCGCCGCATCGTCGGCAACCTCGTCGACAACGCGCTGAAGTTCGCGGGCGCGGCCGAGATCGACGTGCACGCCGCGCCGGACGGCGGCGCGGTGATCGCCGTGCTCGACCGCGGGCCCGGCATTCCGGACGATCAGCTCGACGCGGTGTTCGAGCCGTTCCGGCGCGTGGAGACGTCGCGCAACCGCGA
- a CDS encoding response regulator, with protein sequence MDKIDHVLIVDDDRAIRELIADYLEKNGMRVSLAANGREMRNVLDDGAPDLIVLDLMMPGEDGLTLCRDLRAGKFRTVPVLMLTARGEETDRIIGLEMGADDYLAKPFAVRELLARIRSVLRRARMLPPGMQVTETAEMLAFGEWRLDTTGRHLLDAEGTLVALSGAEYRLLRVFLDNPQRVLTRDQLLNLTQGRQSDPFDRSIDLLVSRLRQRLRDGAREPRYIKTLRNEGYVFSSAVTAVDGTQ encoded by the coding sequence ATGGACAAGATCGACCACGTGCTGATCGTCGACGACGACCGCGCGATCCGCGAACTGATCGCGGATTACCTGGAGAAGAACGGCATGCGCGTCTCGCTGGCCGCGAATGGCCGCGAGATGCGCAACGTGCTGGACGACGGCGCGCCCGACCTGATCGTGCTCGACCTGATGATGCCGGGCGAGGACGGCCTCACGCTGTGCCGCGACCTGCGCGCCGGCAAGTTCCGCACGGTGCCCGTGCTGATGCTGACCGCACGCGGCGAGGAAACCGACCGCATCATCGGCCTCGAGATGGGCGCGGACGATTACCTGGCCAAGCCGTTCGCGGTGCGCGAACTGCTCGCGCGGATCCGCTCGGTGCTGCGCCGCGCGCGCATGCTGCCGCCCGGCATGCAGGTGACGGAAACCGCGGAGATGCTCGCGTTCGGCGAATGGCGGCTCGACACGACCGGGCGCCACCTGCTCGATGCGGAAGGCACGCTGGTCGCGTTGAGCGGCGCCGAATACCGGCTGCTGCGCGTATTCCTCGACAACCCGCAGCGCGTGCTGACGCGCGACCAGTTGCTCAATCTCACGCAGGGTCGGCAATCCGATCCGTTCGACCGGTCGATCGACCTGCTCGTGAGCCGGCTGCGCCAGCGTCTGCGCGACGGCGCGCGCGAACCGCGCTACATCAAGACGCTGCGCAACGAGGGCTACGTGTTCTCGTCGGCCGTGACTGCAGTCGACGGTACGCAATGA